A window of Terriglobus sp. RCC_193 contains these coding sequences:
- a CDS encoding Dyp-type peroxidase, whose protein sequence is MYTPQAGIFALGTSSHAYLEFDLLDTQHHAAFASKIAAIREPRTTTGGVNFVIGIRPELWRTLMPGDMPADVHGFNEDLRGVENFIMPATQHDALVWLSGSAYDVLFDMARTVVNDFADVAKLSEETASWPYRHDRDLTGFIDGSENPSLLEAPADALIAGGQPGAAGSVLLLQKWQHNTAAWEALPVHQQELTMGRTKADSTELEDKPEYSHVARTDQDTFGNIFRRNMPYGGVQKHGTMFVGFSAEQQRLQKMLESMAGLVNGTRDALTRYTAPITGSYYFVPSVESLAKLG, encoded by the coding sequence ATGTACACACCACAGGCTGGCATCTTTGCCCTTGGCACTTCTTCGCACGCGTATCTGGAATTTGACCTGCTGGACACGCAGCACCACGCTGCATTCGCATCGAAGATCGCGGCTATTCGCGAACCACGCACCACCACCGGTGGCGTGAACTTTGTCATCGGCATTCGTCCAGAGCTATGGCGCACGCTGATGCCCGGTGACATGCCCGCAGACGTTCACGGCTTCAACGAAGACCTGCGCGGCGTGGAGAACTTCATCATGCCTGCAACACAACATGATGCGCTGGTATGGCTTTCCGGCAGCGCGTATGACGTGTTGTTTGATATGGCGCGCACTGTAGTCAACGACTTCGCCGATGTCGCCAAGCTCTCAGAAGAAACTGCAAGCTGGCCCTACCGTCACGACCGCGACCTTACCGGATTCATTGACGGTTCAGAGAACCCATCGCTGCTGGAAGCACCCGCCGATGCATTGATTGCAGGGGGCCAGCCCGGCGCCGCAGGTTCCGTGTTGTTGCTGCAGAAGTGGCAGCACAACACCGCTGCATGGGAAGCGCTGCCCGTGCATCAGCAGGAACTAACCATGGGCCGCACCAAGGCAGACAGTACCGAGCTGGAAGACAAGCCGGAATACTCGCATGTGGCGCGCACGGATCAGGACACCTTCGGCAACATCTTCCGCCGCAACATGCCTTATGGCGGCGTGCAGAAGCACGGCACCATGTTCGTTGGATTCAGCGCAGAACAGCAGCGCCTGCAAAAGATGCTGGAAAGTATGGCCGGCCTGGTCAACGGCACACGCGATGCGCTTA